In the Streptomyces fradiae ATCC 10745 = DSM 40063 genome, CAGGTCGCCACCATTCCACTCATCGCCGCACGGGCCTGCTTCGGGGCGGCGTCGGGGGAACCATTCGCATCACTGCGTGAAGGTGACACATGTTTGAGATTGAACCATTGACCGGGCGATGCGGCGCCCTCCTGCCCGAAGCCGTGCACGTGTGCGTCGGCGTAAGCCCTTTCAACGGATACTTCAGCGCGCCCCGGCTTCTCCGGCTCGCCGAGTGGTCCCTGCGGCGCTTCCCGTACGTCCACTTCTTCGTGCCCGACACCGTCGCCGCGTACACGCTGGAGGCGCTGGGGTACCCGCCGGGCCGCGCGCGCCACAAGGCGCGGCGGCAGGGGCAGTACGTCCACAACAAGATCTGCTCCGCACTGCGGGAGCTGGGCGTCCCCGACCCCGACGGGCTGGTCCTCGGCATGGACCGGCTGGAGCGCTCGCCCCGCTACACGACGCTGCTGAACGAGGCCCGCCTGCGCTTCCGCCGCGACCAGGGCTTCCGGAGCGCCTGCCTCGAAGCGTCCCACTGGGTGCTGGAGCAGCGACTGCCGCCGGGCACCTCCCCGACCGTCGAGCAACTGCACGGCGCCGTCCGCTACTTCCTCGCGGAGCTGCCGCTCTTCGCCGACGCGGGAGGGATCGCCGGCCGGCGCCCGTCGTTCTTCGCCTACCACCAGCGGGTCCCCTTCCTGGAGCGCTTCTTCGGCCGCGAGCTGGGCTGGGAGCCGGCGGACACGCAGGGCTTCCTCGTCGTCCGCGACCCGGCGCCGGAGGACGCCGCCGCGGGCCTGCACGAGGGGAGGCCGGCCGACGGGGCCCTCGCGGGGGAGGCGGCCACGGGGGGCGTCTTCACCGGGGGTCCCCCCGCCGGGAGCCTGGCCACCGGGGGCCTGACCGCCGGGGGCCTGACCGCGGGGGGCCTGACCGCCGGGGGCCTGGCCACCGGGGGTCTCCCCGCCGGGGAGGCGCTCCGTGCCCGGCGCTGAGAGAGGACGGAGGGGCGGCCGGCCCGGCGGGGGAGCGATGGGACCGGGCGGCCGGCGCGGCGGGGGAGCGGCCGGGTCGGGCCGAACGGCCGGCCGGCCCGGTCATGACGAGGCGTCGGACGACTACTCGCTGACCCGGGTGCCCGAGGAGGCGCGCCGCTCCTGGTTCTCCGTGGCCGTGCAGCGCTTCGGACAGGTCTCCTCCTTCCAGCAGTTCATGGTCGGCGCGGTGCTGGGCTACGGGATGACCTTCACCGACGCGCTGATCGCCATCACCGTCGGCTCCGTGATGCTGGAGGTCGTCACCATCCTCCTCGGCGTCGCCGGAGTGCGGGAGGGCGTGTCGACCTCGGTGCTGGCCCGCTGGTCGGGCTTCGGCCGCAAGGGGTCGGCCGCCGTGGGCCTGCTGGTGGCCTTCAGCCTGGCCGGCTGGTTCGGGGTCCAGAACGGCGTCTTCGCCCAGGGCATGCACGACCTGGCCGGATGGGCTCCCGAGTGGGCCTGGGCCCTGCTGGGCGGCGCGCTCGTCACGGCCATCTCGGTGCACGGCTTCACCGTCATGGCGTGGACGGCCTACCTGACCGTGCCGGCGTTCCTCCTGCTGGCCGGCTGGTCGGTGGCGGACACGCTGGCCGGCCACTCGCTGCACGACCTGCTGACCGGGCCCCCGCCGGGGCCGGTGCTGTCCCTGGCCGAGGGCACGACGCTGGTGGCGGGCGCCTTCATCCTGGGCGCGCTGATGACCCCGGACATGACGCGCTTCAACCGCCGCCCCTCCGACGTGGTGAAGCAGACGCTGCTCGGTGTCACCCTGGGCGAGTACGCCATCGGGCTCACCGCCGTGATGCTGGGCCACGCGGCCCGCACCGCCGACGTCGTCGGCATCATCACCACCTCGTCGGGGCTGTGGGGCACCCTGATCCTCACGACGGCGATCCTGAAGATCAACGACTGGAACCTCTACTCGTCCGCGCTCGCCGCCGTCAACAGCGCCGACGTGCTCCTGGGCCGCCGGATCAGCCGACGGGGGGTCACCCTCGTCATCGGCGCGGCCGGCACCGCCCTGTCCGCCACGGGCGCCGTGGAGGACTTCGCGGGGTTCCTGGAGACCGTCGGGGTGCTCGTCCCGCCCGTGGCCGGGGTCGTCATCGCCGAGTACTACGTGGTGCGCCGGTACCGCGCCGACCTCGAACAGGCCCGCCGCACCGGCCGCCTGCCGGACACGGCCCCCGACTGGCTCCCGCTGTCCCTGGTCTGCTGGGCGGCCGGGACCCTGGCCGGCGAGTACCTGGACGCCGGCATCCCCGCCGTCAACGCCGTCCTGACGGCCTTCGCCCTCTACGCGGTGGCGGGCCGGGCGCTGGAGGCGCGGCGACGCGTCCGCGCCCGGCACGCCCCCGTGCCCGACCGCACGGCCTGACGGAGCGCCGGGGCAGCCCGACCGGGGCCCCGGCGGGACCCGGTCCGGACCCAACCGGACCGGCTCGGAACGGCCCTGGACCGGCCCCCGGACCCACCCGGACCGGCCCCCGGACCCACCCGGACCGGCCTCGGACCCTCCCCGAACCCGACCCGCACCCACCGATACCGAGAACGGAGCCGCACATGCTGCCCCTGGTGACGAGGGACGAACTGAAAGCCATGCTGGACGCCGGAGAGGTCGTCGTGGTCGACACGATGCCGCCGGCCTACTACGCACGCGAGCACCTGCCCGGCGCGGTCAACATCCCGGGCTTCCCCTACGAGGAGGCGGCGCGCCTCACCGACGAGCTCGCGCCCGCCGTACTGCCCCACCGCGCCGCACCCATAGTCGTGTACTGCGCGAACACCCCGTGCCGCAACAGCGAACTCGTCGGCGCGCGGCTCGTCTCGCTCGGCTACAC is a window encoding:
- a CDS encoding tRNA-dependent cyclodipeptide synthase; translation: MFEIEPLTGRCGALLPEAVHVCVGVSPFNGYFSAPRLLRLAEWSLRRFPYVHFFVPDTVAAYTLEALGYPPGRARHKARRQGQYVHNKICSALRELGVPDPDGLVLGMDRLERSPRYTTLLNEARLRFRRDQGFRSACLEASHWVLEQRLPPGTSPTVEQLHGAVRYFLAELPLFADAGGIAGRRPSFFAYHQRVPFLERFFGRELGWEPADTQGFLVVRDPAPEDAAAGLHEGRPADGALAGEAATGGVFTGGPPAGSLATGGLTAGGLTAGGLTAGGLATGGLPAGEALRARR
- a CDS encoding purine-cytosine permease family protein → MGPGGRRGGGAAGSGRTAGRPGHDEASDDYSLTRVPEEARRSWFSVAVQRFGQVSSFQQFMVGAVLGYGMTFTDALIAITVGSVMLEVVTILLGVAGVREGVSTSVLARWSGFGRKGSAAVGLLVAFSLAGWFGVQNGVFAQGMHDLAGWAPEWAWALLGGALVTAISVHGFTVMAWTAYLTVPAFLLLAGWSVADTLAGHSLHDLLTGPPPGPVLSLAEGTTLVAGAFILGALMTPDMTRFNRRPSDVVKQTLLGVTLGEYAIGLTAVMLGHAARTADVVGIITTSSGLWGTLILTTAILKINDWNLYSSALAAVNSADVLLGRRISRRGVTLVIGAAGTALSATGAVEDFAGFLETVGVLVPPVAGVVIAEYYVVRRYRADLEQARRTGRLPDTAPDWLPLSLVCWAAGTLAGEYLDAGIPAVNAVLTAFALYAVAGRALEARRRVRARHAPVPDRTA
- a CDS encoding rhodanese-like domain-containing protein — encoded protein: MTRDELKAMLDAGEVVVVDTMPPAYYAREHLPGAVNIPGFPYEEAARLTDELAPAVLPHRAAPIVVYCANTPCRNSELVGARLVSLGYTDVRKYREGIEDWVAHGLPTRTAAD